CGGCCCTCGTCACTGTTGGGCTGTTGGTGTAGCGCAGGCATTATGGCTTCTACAAGAGGGAGTGGCGGTGTGTGAGGGGATGGCGAGGGACTCCCACCGGGTAGGTGAGGGGAGCTGGTCTGGACTTGATGAATCACAATTGGAGGGTCTGGTGGGACAGCCTTGTCCTGCCCCCCGTTGAGCTGCACTGGTGCTTCCGGAGTCAGCACCGCTGAGTCCGTCGGTTGGAGGTGTTCATAACTCAATTCTATGGGTTGTAGATTGAAAATTTCAGGTCCTAGATCAAAATAAGGTGGCTGTTGACTGGGAACAATGTTATAATCATTATCATAGTATTCAGAACTGGTGTGATCATAGTCATACGGTGAGAGAGACGGTGAAATATTGACAATCTCGCCTGGTGATGGGGCAGGACCCAGGCTACCCTGGGAGTAGGTGGCCAGGCCTACTCCTTTTTTTATGTTCCCTGTCAATATCCCAACACCTTCATCAATGTAAGGGCGAGTATGAATCGGCGCCTGCCCCACCTCGCTCTCCTTAGGCGGTTGGCCAGAACCGCCCACCAAGCCTCCGGCATCGATAATATGACCAGTGTTAGGGTAGCTATCCACCATATGTGGCTGGTGTACAGTTTCCACGATGCTACTCAGCATGTCATGAGCCGATGCTATATTTCTACCTAGGCCAAGCGTGCCGGATTCATCCAACCGAGGTGAGTCTTCCCTCCCTCGGTCCTGCAGCAATCCGGGATCAGCCAAGTCATCAATCACTATTCCTTCCCATTTATCATCTTGGTCCTCTTGTTCTTGTGGAAGGGAATCACGGATCACTTCCACAGGAACAAAATCTGTATGCAAGTGTTGCTCTTCAGAATATTCCTCTTGTCCTGATTCAGGTTTCAGGAAGTCAATGTGTGCAAATTCCTCTTGTGACTCGTCTCCAGTTAGCATATTATCGTCGACAGAAAGATGATTACGTGTTGAGTGTTCAGGAATAAAATGTGGTTGGGATGGGTGTGTATCGGCTAGGTGGTGCGTACCACTGCTGGAGTGTGCCACACCCAGGTATGACCCCCGAGTCACCTGGCCTGTGAGGGTAGCCAAGGCTGACCCGCCTTCAGAAGTCATCGTTGCAGATGCCAGGCCTTGACCTCTTAGCCCGCCAGTTTCGTCATAGTGTTGTATTGGGTTGAAGTCCATCTGTGCCTGACTCTTGGCGGCACTGGAGCTGTGCGCCTGAGCTCCAGCGCTGCCACCCAGCTGGGTGGCATCCACGCTGGAGACGAGTATAGAGGCACCTTCGTGTGTCGAAACTTGAGCCCTCGACGAGGAATGAGCCCCCATATTGACGTGAGCTTGGGACTGGTGGCCATTATTGTGAGCCACGGCAGAACCCTGAACGCCGTGCATGTTGCCCATTACTTGTGAGTGACTGGTGCCTCCAGGATGTCCCCCACTCTGGGCCTGTGCGGAGAAGAACCCTCCGACGCCTGCACTGCCAACTACCTGTGTAGCTGGCCCAGAGTCAACCACAGCCTCAGCCGTGGCTCCGTGTGACCTCTCACCTATATGTGCCTGCGTCTGTACCCGAGAAGGTCCAACATAGAAGTCGAAGCCATTATGTGAGAGAGGATATCCGACTCCAGAGACGTCAGACGTGCCGCTGGTGGGAAGATGGTCGTCTGAAGATTGCAGGTCGTGCTGGGCAACGTTCTGGTTTCCGTCATCACTCAGATACTCACCATCTCTCGCGTGACTTCGTTTACTTTGACCTTTAATGCTCTCATTGCCATCTATTCCACCATCGTATCTATAGAAAACTTGTCCATCCTTCACGATAGTTTCTGGTATGGCAAAACTCCTAACGTTGGGTTTGGCATGATTTCTACCCTCTTCAAATGCTTCGTTCTCAACATCGCCCTCTTGTCCTGATTCTTGGTAGAAATCTCGGTAGTGCTTGAATCCCTGGCCATCGTCATCCGTCCTAAAGAAGGAAGGAGACAGGTAGGGGTCCTCCTGCAGCACCACTTGGCTGTGTGGAGCCCCTGAGGTGCCGGAAGCATCTGTAACAATACGAAAATGTAAACATACACAAGTTCACACAATGTTTACCATAATCCACAACaccatatgcagacgatgagtcacaataacgtggctgaagatatgatgaacaaaccacacatcagaagatggagagaaACTCACTGGTGGAGTGGTGGGCACCAAGAGCTACTGTAGGCAGcactgctggagctacaggatcgCTCTCCACCGACAGGACCCCAGACCTCCGCAGGTACATTGTCTTCGGTTTGGCTAGGTGCCTAATGCCAAGCTTGGGAGCATACTTTGTTTTAGACCTGGGTTGGGCTCTCGGCAGGATATGCAGGGAAGATAATGTACGGCTGGCCCTGCCGCCGCCTACCCATCCAGTTCGGCCTCGACCAGCTGAGCGGCggcgctgtgttgtggtcactagcAGCCGGCGGTGACGGGCGCTTCTCTTGCTCCTGGCTGATGGCCCTGCCGATAGAAGTTGTCTTAGTGGTAATGACATCTGTATCGTGGGCCACACGGAAATACACAAATTGCGTTTCATTAAAGAGCTACATTTGAAATGGGAACTAAACATGAATAAGGATCGAACTACACATGAATAGGTAATTAGGAAATGCTCGATAGGGTTGGTTCGATCATTTTAATACACCCTTTCCTGAACGGTGTGGCAACTCGAGCGGACGGGCCGGTAGTTATTAAAATAAACCTTTGTCAgtatggctatatagcactgtGTCACAGGGTATTTAAGTTTCTATACTATGGGTCATTGAGGAGGAGAGTATGAATGAGCGGATATGAAGCAGTAACTTGAGAAGAGTCCATATAGACCTGAGTGTACATATAATCGTGGCCTCCGGCTGACCTGTGGGTGGTGTGAATGATTCCATCCTGGCAGTCCCGGTGTTGAGGTGGTGTGAggtgggcggcggtgggcggGAGGGCGCGAGTCGCCGTGTGAGTGTGTCGTGGCCCCAGACCGCCACAGGGTCGCCCTCCACCGCTGGTACCTACAAAACAACGCCTCGATCTCAGCACACCTTAATTTCCATGAGATACAATGCACTCCTAATTAGTTATTACAACAATTATCATGACAGATTACTACTGGCTGTATTATACAGTGCAGGTAAGGTATACATAGGAACTAAAGACAAGTAAATGTAAGCTTGAATAAGCAGATACTACCCGGTGGTGCTCGGGATAGTCTGTCTCTTCCTCCatcttctctcccccctccctcctatccccctttcccctctctcccccatctcCCTATCCCATccctacacaaatttctaaaagcagttctgatgttagccagcctttcaTACGCCGCTGGTGATAtcgttttgatgtgggcttcaggaaacaggctCTATCATTATAGCTAAGTAgaattgttacacaggatcttcctattCGAAAACCATACTTTCTGTCCGTTATGTCATTACTTTCTAGGTGTTCAACCTATTtagctttaactattttttctagtgttttgactaccactcTTGTTAATGacacgggtctataatttagaagTTCCTCTCGACTTCCATTTGTATAAattggtactatgtttgcctttttccatatatctgctaagattcctgtgcacaaagATGTCttgaatattaattggagtggaatgctcagctcagttgcccattctcgcagcacccaaggtgaaacatCATCAGGTTCAACCACTTTATTCCTCCCTAGCCCCGTGAGTAATTTGTTCACTTCGTCTTGtatctgtgcacacacacacacacacacacgcacacacacatccccaggaagcaacccgtagcagctgtctaactcccaggtacctatttactgccctgAGGTGTGAGGACCTTCAGGGCAACACTGCATTTCATTACACCAACTACACCAACTCCTAGCTATAAAAAAtagtatatattttttaatgCATTCTTTCATGGTCACGCATCGGTTCTTTGGGTGTAAATATCTGTGCTTGAGACTAAATACATAGGCAAGTTAATAATTTATATAGTGTATAGGCTACACAACAATCATTATAAGGATAACGGCGGCAATATTGTTATAATTGTATATCAGTTCAGTAAGTTAGGCATTTGTTTAATAATTAGTCTATTGACCACAATCAGGGATTTTGAATTAAGCTTAATTAGTTAATTAATGGACCCCTTTTCTCTTTTTTGTCACATAATGTTTCACACATAACCGGTTCAGATCGTTCAGTTCAAGAACTGAACTGAACTTTGTACTAAGAAATTTACATTTGTTAAGAACCAGAGAAATACAAAACTGAATCAAGTACAAGTGTCTTAAAAACAAAGTTAAGAATGCTGATAGTTTTTTCAGACGCATAAATTGTGGGATTTAAACCATAAAAGATGTGGATATAAGCCAGTGTTTGCGTGACTAACATATGCGAGAGGGTTGAGGCGTCATCCTCGCGCGCTCCACAGTCACTGGCGTCACAGGGGCGCCATGGCTCCCGTCCTCAACCAACAGCCACTGGCGTCACAGGGGCGCCATGGTTGCCATCCTCAACCGACAACCACTGGCGTCACAGGGGCGCCACGGCTCCCATCCTCAACCGACAGCCACTGGCGTCACAGGGGCGCCACGGCTTCCATCCTCAATCGACAGCCACTGGCGTCACAGGGGCGCCACGGCTCCCATCCTCAACCGACAACGCGCACCTCCAAGTTGCACATCAATGACATTATGTAAACACACCTCGAACActatttatgtaggacagacgtaaatctgtgtgttTATGAATGTAGGTTGTATTAGCATTATaagagcactacaatcaccttctgtggttgattgttcaataaatcactgaactatttgtttaacagatctctaaccttgtccatggaggacagaagaaatgtacatatgctggttagcgttgtaaatgtgtggccacgtctgtgacaGAAACATAATAAAAAACTCCAAATATTAATTTGTTAaactaaatattaatttaaaagttGTGTACTTTAATGAGATATTGCTAACGTTGAATTACGGTTAGTCTTATAATCCGAGAAACACAATATATAATTAATtcaaaataattataaataatttatatatgtaaCAGCCTGAATAACCATTTAAAATGGACATAAATTAGCAGTTGCATTTTATTACTGGCAAATGAAAGGCTCTGTAGCTGGGAAGTAATAATCGTTactcgttattattattattattattgttaatattaccaGCCATTAGCTGAACAACGCTCTGATGCCTTAATCTAAGTGCTATACAAATCTGAGACACATAATTAGTAGGTATATGTTAAGCCacaatataaatatgataatataggttTCACACCAAGAAGCATTAGTAATACGATATCTAGTGTGTTCTTCAGGTTGGTTTTGTCCTCGTTAGGCCCCATATATATCATACTAGTGGAGTACCCGGCTGTGTCCGGGtctctcccccctttctcctCTGTTTTCACTATCCCCCCTCTTTTCTTTTTTCTCATCCAATATACCCTttcctttcttttcttttttttttttgagatatatacaagagttgttacattcttgtacagccactagtacgcgtagcgtttcgggcaagtccttaatcctatggtccctggaatacgatcccctgccgcgaagaatcgttttttcatccaagtacacattttactgttgcgttaaacagaggctacagttaaggaattgcgcccagtaaatcctccccggccaggatacgaacccatgacatagcgttcgcggaacgccaggcgagtgtcttaccactacaccacggagactgttaacttTCCACGGTCTCTCGCCACTCTCACaccctctccacctttctcccccctctcacacctCTTTCCCCTCTTCTTCTCCACTCTATCTCCCCTCCTCTTCACTCTATCTCTCTCCCCATTGGTTTCAGAAAATGTAATACTGAATTCACGATCATTGTTTTCGAATGAAGAAATCTAGGGACTTGGCCAGCCATCTTTCACTGATtacgtgggtggtgggggagagggggatcaCTACTGGGACTGAGCCCCTTTTAATATGACCCTctctgaccagcctatgtccgtccggtACCCAagaccattcaccctgcaaagttgggcgaggctagccccgagcgtctggcctccaaccttggataGACAGACAAATAGACAATCATTCTTAAAATATATACTGTAGTTCAGATTTTGTGCACTGCTATAGTTAAAAATGATCTTGTGTTTACAGTTGACAAGGTTAATATGGGGAATAAGGATTAATAAATTAAGTTTAAGCTTAATATGAGTTCTGTAGAAAGACAAAGGACAAAGAGGACACGATTGAATTTTCAAATTGATGATAAGGAATAATTAAGAGATATGTACCAACACTTAAAACATAAATAGAAATTATAAAACATAACTAGAGTGCGAAaatctggatataaataggataaatTTAGGTTTAGAAAAGAAGTGGACATAAAAAAACAAaaagtgcaaaaaaaaaaacacgttttGTAAAAGCCATTATAGTGAGGTGACGCAGAGCGCCGCGGGCCACCGTGGTGTGAGCCCAGTCTGTCCCAGACTGTCCCAGACTATCCTAGACTGTCCCAGCAGCCTGGGACACTCTGGCCAACTATGGTCATACCATGAACATGAAGAATCACAAGTCAGGGAGAAAGAAATAGAAATATAGGCCGCAGAGGCAGAGTATATGAGGAcgtgtgagggaggtgttggtggtgtgtgtgtgtgtgtatatagatgAGTAGTTGATTTTGGAGATGACGAGAGAGTAATTGGGGAGTAAATGAGTAAGAGTCGGTAAGTTAGAGGTGGGAGAATGAGTAAGTGGAGAGAAAGAGTGTGAGGTGACAGCATGAGCGGGAACACAGACGCCGCCGCCATGCgcgcacccccacacacacacacacatgcactctcCTCATGTaaccactcactcactctcctcaccacacactcccgcctCCTAATTACCCATCCCTACATCTTCCACTACATCTCTTAAATAGTTAAAAGCAATTTTGAATAACATAAAATAACTTTCATGCAAGCCACTGTGTATTATACACAATTGTTTACAAATGTACAAATATTCTGGAAGATGGCAACAGCCTAAAGCGAGTTCTCTGTTGGAAATGTATTTATGTTAAATAAACAAGCCTTTTCTTAAGGCTATCTATCTAAAGCCAGTTGGAGCCTGTTTCTGCGAACTACTTTGTGAGTTGATTTGTTTTGTAATTACCCACAAATTAGGCACCCGCTAAGAAAATATGAATTGATATTACTCTCAGtgtcacactacaccataacatTACTACACTACATGGTACACCATACCATCACTACACGGTACACATACCATCACTACACTACACGGTACATCATCACTACACTACACGGTACACATACCATCACTACACTACACAGtacaccatcactacactacacggtacaccatcactacactacacagtacatcatcactacactacacggtacaccatcactacactacacggtacaccatcactacactacacggtacaccatcactacactacacggtacaccatcactacactacacggtacaccatcactacactatacagtacaccatcactacactacaCGGTACACCATACCATCATCACAATAAAGCACACTTAAGACTGCACAATCACTCTACATCTTATGTGTTGCGCCACACATCACACTACATATGAATATGTACCTGGGTAGTGTTGggcagtgtattcacctagttgtacttacctagctgtgcttgcgggggggttgaattctggctccttggtcccgcctctcaactgtcaatcaacaagtgtacaggttcctgagcctattgggctctatcatatctacacttgaagctgtgtatggagtcagcctccaccatatcacttcctaatgcattctatttgtcaactactctgacactaaaaaaaatctttctaacgtctctgtggctcatttgggcactcattttccacctgtgtcccctagtgcgtgtgctcctggtgttaaatagtctatctttatctaccctatcacttcctcggagaatcttgtatgtg
The window above is part of the Procambarus clarkii isolate CNS0578487 chromosome 67, FALCON_Pclarkii_2.0, whole genome shotgun sequence genome. Proteins encoded here:
- the LOC123767647 gene encoding uncharacterized protein isoform X2 produces the protein MHAPTKVRPPHYGMHAPPRYARPTKVPAVEGDPVAVWGHDTLTRRLAPSRPPPPTSHHLNTGTARMESFTPPTGPSARSKRSARHRRLLVTTTQRRRSAGRGRTGWVGGGRASRTLSSLHILPRAQPRSKTKYAPKLGIRHLAKPKTMYLRRSGVLSVESDPVAPAVLPTVALGAHHSTNASGTSGAPHSQVVLQEDPYLSPSFFRTDDDGQGFKHYRDFYQESGQEGDVENEAFEEGRNHAKPNVRSFAIPETIVKDGQVFYRYDGGIDGNESIKGQSKRSHARDGEYLSDDGNQNVAQHDLQSSDDHLPTSGTSDVSGVGYPLSHNGFDFYVGPSRVQTQAHIGERSHGATAEAVVDSGPATQVVGSAGVGGFFSAQAQSGGHPGGTSHSQVMGNMHGVQGSAVAHNNGHQSQAHVNMGAHSSSRAQVSTHEGASILVSSVDATQLGGSAGAQAHSSSAAKSQAQMDFNPIQHYDETGGLRGQGLASATMTSEGGSALATLTGQVTRGSYLGVAHSSSGTHHLADTHPSQPHFIPEHSTRNHLSVDDNMLTGDESQEEFAHIDFLKPESGQEEYSEEQHLHTDFVPVEVIRDSLPQEQEDQDDKWEGIVIDDLADPGLLQDRGREDSPRLDESGTLGLGRNIASAHDMLSSIVETVHQPHMVDSYPNTGHIIDAGGLVGGSGQPPKESEVGQAPIHTRPYIDEGVGILTGNIKKGVGLATYSQGSLGPAPSPGEIVNISPSLSPYDYDHTSSEYYDNDYNIVPSQQPPYFDLGPEIFNLQPIELSYEHLQPTDSAVLTPEAPVQLNGGQDKAVPPDPPIVIHQVQTSSPHLPGGSPSPSPHTPPLPLVEAIMPALHQQPNSDEGRGSSSQPEYRPWVGQAGTDEARPWVGQAGTDEARPWVGQAGTDEARPWVGQAGTDEARPWVGQAGTDEARPWVGQAGTDEARPWVGQAGTDEARPWVGQAGTDEARPWVGQAGTDEARPWVGQAGTDEARPWVGQAGTDEARPWVGQAGTDEAEPEHRPWVGQVGTADAESEHRPWVGQVGTADAEPEHRPWVGQVGTADAEPEHRPWVGQVGTADAEPEHRPWVGQAGTADAEPDHRPWVGQVGTADAEPDHRPWVGQVGTADAEPDHRPWVGQVGTADAEPEHRPWVGQVDTADAEPEHRPWVGQVGTADAEPEHRPWVGQVGTADAEPDHRPWVGQVGTADAEPEHRPWVGQVGTADAEPEHRPWVGQAGTAEAQQVRGTEDMVTVPLVATSPGTSITLPGTTGGPVINVMTMSASQNMINSSLLAQRPGSPIQPGEKIPGAPGYRVPSGFRGHVILGHKLPVEADSRRVVEGFNTHVRLTPQDTLPNVVFASVGGPHTSQHLPEDNVPGVHVTLSGSEHSQSPVSSAPSSRTPETTSTSGRQVTGVSGRQRPYSQQRVEAAATGQVSESAPWLIMESLRPRNPELTHSSMLVQPVLPGKSWDGVGSMKTSGNSWGRTWSSSNRQPWGSGGSSGQKQPAMCKYYTISCQVVYSPYQQSKRCKPTYTTRECCC
- the LOC123767647 gene encoding uncharacterized protein isoform X1; the protein is MGPLVTVMSAASLLLLAAMTTAATLQAPPAPHLALFTTKVPAVEGDPVAVWGHDTLTRRLAPSRPPPPTSHHLNTGTARMESFTPPTGPSARSKRSARHRRLLVTTTQRRRSAGRGRTGWVGGGRASRTLSSLHILPRAQPRSKTKYAPKLGIRHLAKPKTMYLRRSGVLSVESDPVAPAVLPTVALGAHHSTNASGTSGAPHSQVVLQEDPYLSPSFFRTDDDGQGFKHYRDFYQESGQEGDVENEAFEEGRNHAKPNVRSFAIPETIVKDGQVFYRYDGGIDGNESIKGQSKRSHARDGEYLSDDGNQNVAQHDLQSSDDHLPTSGTSDVSGVGYPLSHNGFDFYVGPSRVQTQAHIGERSHGATAEAVVDSGPATQVVGSAGVGGFFSAQAQSGGHPGGTSHSQVMGNMHGVQGSAVAHNNGHQSQAHVNMGAHSSSRAQVSTHEGASILVSSVDATQLGGSAGAQAHSSSAAKSQAQMDFNPIQHYDETGGLRGQGLASATMTSEGGSALATLTGQVTRGSYLGVAHSSSGTHHLADTHPSQPHFIPEHSTRNHLSVDDNMLTGDESQEEFAHIDFLKPESGQEEYSEEQHLHTDFVPVEVIRDSLPQEQEDQDDKWEGIVIDDLADPGLLQDRGREDSPRLDESGTLGLGRNIASAHDMLSSIVETVHQPHMVDSYPNTGHIIDAGGLVGGSGQPPKESEVGQAPIHTRPYIDEGVGILTGNIKKGVGLATYSQGSLGPAPSPGEIVNISPSLSPYDYDHTSSEYYDNDYNIVPSQQPPYFDLGPEIFNLQPIELSYEHLQPTDSAVLTPEAPVQLNGGQDKAVPPDPPIVIHQVQTSSPHLPGGSPSPSPHTPPLPLVEAIMPALHQQPNSDEGRGSSSQPEYRPWVGQAGTDEARPWVGQAGTDEARPWVGQAGTDEARPWVGQAGTDEARPWVGQAGTDEARPWVGQAGTDEARPWVGQAGTDEARPWVGQAGTDEARPWVGQAGTDEARPWVGQAGTDEARPWVGQAGTDEARPWVGQAGTDEAEPEHRPWVGQVGTADAESEHRPWVGQVGTADAEPEHRPWVGQVGTADAEPEHRPWVGQVGTADAEPEHRPWVGQAGTADAEPDHRPWVGQVGTADAEPDHRPWVGQVGTADAEPDHRPWVGQVGTADAEPEHRPWVGQVDTADAEPEHRPWVGQVGTADAEPEHRPWVGQVGTADAEPDHRPWVGQVGTADAEPEHRPWVGQVGTADAEPEHRPWVGQAGTAEAQQVRGTEDMVTVPLVATSPGTSITLPGTTGGPVINVMTMSASQNMINSSLLAQRPGSPIQPGEKIPGAPGYRVPSGFRGHVILGHKLPVEADSRRVVEGFNTHVRLTPQDTLPNVVFASVGGPHTSQHLPEDNVPGVHVTLSGSEHSQSPVSSAPSSRTPETTSTSGRQVTGVSGRQRPYSQQRVEAAATGQVSESAPWLIMESLRPRNPELTHSSMLVQPVLPGKSWDGVGSMKTSGNSWGRTWSSSNRQPWGSGGSSGQKQPAMCKYYTISCQVVYSPYQQSKRCKPTYTTRECCC
- the LOC123767647 gene encoding uncharacterized protein isoform X3, with the translated sequence MMVVVIIAMTVPAVEGDPVAVWGHDTLTRRLAPSRPPPPTSHHLNTGTARMESFTPPTGPSARSKRSARHRRLLVTTTQRRRSAGRGRTGWVGGGRASRTLSSLHILPRAQPRSKTKYAPKLGIRHLAKPKTMYLRRSGVLSVESDPVAPAVLPTVALGAHHSTNASGTSGAPHSQVVLQEDPYLSPSFFRTDDDGQGFKHYRDFYQESGQEGDVENEAFEEGRNHAKPNVRSFAIPETIVKDGQVFYRYDGGIDGNESIKGQSKRSHARDGEYLSDDGNQNVAQHDLQSSDDHLPTSGTSDVSGVGYPLSHNGFDFYVGPSRVQTQAHIGERSHGATAEAVVDSGPATQVVGSAGVGGFFSAQAQSGGHPGGTSHSQVMGNMHGVQGSAVAHNNGHQSQAHVNMGAHSSSRAQVSTHEGASILVSSVDATQLGGSAGAQAHSSSAAKSQAQMDFNPIQHYDETGGLRGQGLASATMTSEGGSALATLTGQVTRGSYLGVAHSSSGTHHLADTHPSQPHFIPEHSTRNHLSVDDNMLTGDESQEEFAHIDFLKPESGQEEYSEEQHLHTDFVPVEVIRDSLPQEQEDQDDKWEGIVIDDLADPGLLQDRGREDSPRLDESGTLGLGRNIASAHDMLSSIVETVHQPHMVDSYPNTGHIIDAGGLVGGSGQPPKESEVGQAPIHTRPYIDEGVGILTGNIKKGVGLATYSQGSLGPAPSPGEIVNISPSLSPYDYDHTSSEYYDNDYNIVPSQQPPYFDLGPEIFNLQPIELSYEHLQPTDSAVLTPEAPVQLNGGQDKAVPPDPPIVIHQVQTSSPHLPGGSPSPSPHTPPLPLVEAIMPALHQQPNSDEGRGSSSQPEYRPWVGQAGTDEARPWVGQAGTDEARPWVGQAGTDEARPWVGQAGTDEARPWVGQAGTDEARPWVGQAGTDEARPWVGQAGTDEARPWVGQAGTDEARPWVGQAGTDEARPWVGQAGTDEARPWVGQAGTDEARPWVGQAGTDEAEPEHRPWVGQVGTADAESEHRPWVGQVGTADAEPEHRPWVGQVGTADAEPEHRPWVGQVGTADAEPEHRPWVGQAGTADAEPDHRPWVGQVGTADAEPDHRPWVGQVGTADAEPDHRPWVGQVGTADAEPEHRPWVGQVDTADAEPEHRPWVGQVGTADAEPEHRPWVGQVGTADAEPDHRPWVGQVGTADAEPEHRPWVGQVGTADAEPEHRPWVGQAGTAEAQQVRGTEDMVTVPLVATSPGTSITLPGTTGGPVINVMTMSASQNMINSSLLAQRPGSPIQPGEKIPGAPGYRVPSGFRGHVILGHKLPVEADSRRVVEGFNTHVRLTPQDTLPNVVFASVGGPHTSQHLPEDNVPGVHVTLSGSEHSQSPVSSAPSSRTPETTSTSGRQVTGVSGRQRPYSQQRVEAAATGQVSESAPWLIMESLRPRNPELTHSSMLVQPVLPGKSWDGVGSMKTSGNSWGRTWSSSNRQPWGSGGSSGQKQPAMCKYYTISCQVVYSPYQQSKRCKPTYTTRECCC